CGAACAAGCGCCTAGCGACGCCCGCCTGCATTTCGTCAGCGTCGAGAAGTACCCCCTCGGCCACGATGACATGGCCCGCGCAGTGCGCCTGTGGCCAGAACTGGCGGCCTATACCGAGCCGCTGCTGGAGCAGTACGTGGCCGTGCACCCGGGGTTCCAGCAGTTCACCTTCGACAACGGTCGGGTCACCCTGACGCTGTTGATCGGCGACGTGCTCGAACAACTGCCGCAGCTCGATGCACAGATCGATGTGTGGTTCCTCGATGGCTTCGCCCCGGCCAAGAACCCCGACATGTGGACCCCAGCGCTGTTCGCGCAACTGGCGCGGCTGTCGCACGCGGGTACCGTGCTGGGCACCTTCACCACCACCGGCTGGGTGCGACGCAGCCTGGTCGAAGCCGGCTTCGCCATGAAGAAGGTGCCGGGCATCGGCAAGAAATGGGAGGTAATGAGCGGCGCCTACACCGGGCCGGCAGCCACACGTCAGTACGTGCCCTGGTATGGCCGCCCGCACTGTGAGGCGGGGCCACGCCAGGCCCTGGTGATCGGGGCCGGGCTCGCCGGCAGCGCCACTGCCGCCAGCCTGGCCAGGCGTGGCTGGCAGGTCACGGTACTGGAGCGTCACGATGCCCCCGCCCGCGAAGCCTCGGGCAACCCGCAAGGGGTGCTGTACCTCAAGCTGTCCGCCCATGGCACGGCCCTTTCGCAGATGATCCTGGCCGGCTTTGGTTATACCAGGCGCCAGCTTGAGCGCCTGCAGCGTGGCCGCGACTGGGATGCCTGCGGCGTGCTGCAGTTGGCGTTCGACAGCAAGGAGGCCGAACGCCAGGGCAAGCTGGCCGCAGCCTTTGACCCTGACCTGTTGCGCTCGCTGGAACGTGAAGAGGCCGAGGCCATTGCCGGTGTGGCATTGCCGGCGGGCGGCCTGTTCTATCCGCAAGGCGGCTGGGTACATCCACCGGCCTTGTGCCAGGCGCAGTTGCAGCACCCCGGGATTCAACTGCTGGGGCACCATGAGGTGGTGGAACTGCGCAAGGTCGATGACCTGTGGCAGGCCTGGGATGGCGAGCGCCTGCTGGCCAGCGCCCCCCTGGTGGTGCTGGCAGGCGCCGCCGATGTACGGCGTTTCGCACCCTGTGCACAGCTGCCGCTCAAACGCATCCGTGGGCAAATCACCCGCTTGCCGGCGACCGCCAGCAGCCGCGCCCTGCGCACCGTGGTGTGCGCGGACGGTTATGTGGCACCGCCTCGGGAAGGCGAACACACGCTGGGCGCAAGCTTCGATTTCCACAGCGAAGACCTGGCGCCGACCGTTGCCGAGCACAAGGGCAACCTGGCGCTGCTGGATGAAATCTCCACGGACCTGGCGCAGCGCCTGAGTACTGCCGCGCTCGACCCTGAGCAGTTGCAGGGCCGCGCAGCGTTTCGCTGCACCAGCCCGGATTACCTGCCGATCGTCGGGCCGATGGCCGACCCGCAGGCGTTTATCGAAGCCTACGCCGCACTGAGCAAGGATGCGCGGCAGGTGCCGGAGGTGGAGTGCCCTTGGCTCGACGGGCTGTATGTGAACAGCGGGCATGGGTCGAGGGGGTTGATCACGGCGCCGCTGGCGGGTGAATTGATTGCGGCCTGGGTGTGCGGGGAGCCTTTGCCGGTACCTCGGGCAGTGGCTGAGGCTTGCCATCCGAACCGGTTTGCCTTGCGCAAGCTGATTCGGGGGAAGTGAGAGGGCTGGGGGCATGGCGGGAGATAGATTGCGGCTGTGAGATCGAGCGCCCCCCCCAGCCAAGCGCCCCATATAACAGATCGTTCTAAAACTCCTGCAAACCTCACCGGTCAGTTCCTTACGGCGCCCTGATTCTGGGCACCGCCTCCCCAACGGAAAAACCGGTAAGGACTTATGTGCGGATTAGCAGGAGAGTTACGTTTCACCCCCATCGACCAAGCCCCACGCCCGGCCGACCTGGCTGCGGTGGAGCGCATCACCCACCATCTGGCGCCTCGCGGCCCGGACGCCTGGGGCTTTCATAGCCAGGGGCCGATCGCCCTCGGCCACCGCCGGCTGAAAATCATGGATTTGTCCGACGGCTCGGCTCAGCCGATGGTCGACAATACCCTGGGCCTCTCGCTGGCCTTCAACGGCGCCATCTACAACTTCCCCGAACTGCGCCAGGAGCTGCAGGACCTGGGCTACACCTTCTGGTCCGACGGCGATACCGAAGTGCTGCTCAAGGGCTACCACGCCTGGGGCGCGGCCTTGCTGCCCAAGCTCAACGGCATGTTCGCCCTGGCCATCTGGGAGCGCGACAACCAGCGCCTGTTCCTGGCCCGCGACCGCCTCGGCGTCAAACCCCTTTACCTGTCGCGCAACGGTGAGCGCCTGCGCTTCGCCTCAACGCTGCCGGCGCTGCTCAAGGGCGGCGACATTGACCCGGTGATCGACCCGGTGGCGCTCAACCACTACTTGAACTTCCACGCCGTGGTACCCGCCCCGCGCACCCTGCTGGCCAATGTGCAAAAGCTTGAGCCCGGCACCTGGATGCGCGTCGACCGCCACGGCGAAGTCCAACGCCAGACCTGGTGGCAACTGCAGTACGGCACCCACCCGGACGAGCGTGAACTGGACCTGGAAGACTGGACCACCCGCGTGCTCGACGCGACGCGCGATGCCGTGGCGATCCGCCAGCGCGCCGCGGTGGATGTCGGGGTACTGTTGTCCGGCGGTGTCGACTCCAGCTTGCTGGTCGGCCTGCTGCGTGAAGCCGGTGTGGACGACTTGTCGACCTTCTCCATCGGCTTCGAGGATGCCGGCGGCGAGCGTGGCAACGAGTTCGAGTATTCCGACCTCATCGCCCGCCACTACGGCACCCGCCACCACCAGCTGCGCATTGCCGAGCACGAAATCATCGAGCAACTGCCGGCTGCGTTCCACACCATGAGCGAGCCCATGGTCAGCCATGACTGCATTGCCTTCTACCTGCTGTCGCGGGAAGTGGCCAAGCACTGCAAAGGCGTGCAAAGCGGCCAGGGCGCGGACGAGCTGTTCGCCGGCTACCACTGGTACCCGCAGGTCGATGGCGCCGAGGATGCCTTTGGCGCTTACCGCGACGCGTTCTTCGACCGCAGCCACGCCGAGTACCGGGACACCGTGCAAGCACCCTGGCTGCTGGAAACCGACGCGGCCGGCGATTTTGTCCGCGAGCACTTCGCCCGCCCTGGCGCCCGCCACCCGGTAGACAAGGCCCTGCGCCTGGACAGCACGGTGATGCTGGTCGACGACCCGGTCAAACGCGTCGACAACATGACCATGGCCTGGGGCCTGGAAGCGCGTACGCCGTTCCTCGATTACCGCCTGGTGGAACTGTCGGCCCGCATCCCGGCACGCTTCAAGCTGCCCGACGGTGGCAAGCAGGTGCTCAAACAGGCTGCCCGGCGGGTGATCCCGCATGAGGTGATCGACCGCAAGAAGGGTTACTTCCCGGTCCCTGGCCTCAAGCACCTGGAAGGCGCGACGCTGGATTGGGTGCGCGAACTGCTGACCGACCCCAGCCAGGACCGAGGGCTGTTCAACCCGGCCATGCTCGACCGCCTGCTGAGCAATCCGCATGGCCAGTTGACCCCCTTGCGGGGCTCCAAGTTATGGCAGCTGGCGGCGCTCAACCTGTGGCTGAGCGAACAAGGAATCTGACCGATGAAAGCCCACGAAATCGCCTACGGCCAGCGCTTGTTGCGCGGCCAGGCACCGTCCTACGAGCGCTTGCAGGCGCGCCTGGCCGGCGATGGCAGCGAGCCCCACGACCAGCCACGTGCCGTGCACTGTGGCTGGGGGCGGCTGCTGATCGGTCACACCTACCCCGACCCGGTCACGCTCGCCGAAGCCCTGCTCGACGAGCGGCCTGGCGAGCGCGACATCGCCCTGTACGTGGCCGCGCCGCAGCAGTTGCTGGCCCAGGCGCCGCAGCAGTTGTTTCTCGACCCCTCCGACACCCTGCGCCTGTGGTTTACCGACTACCGCCCAGCGCAGCGGGTGTTCCGTGGTTTTCGCGTGCGACGGGCGCAAAACCCGGCGGACTGGCAGGCGATCAACACCCTCTACCAGGCACGCGGCATGTTGCCGGTCGACCCCGAGCGGCTCACCCCACGTCACCTGGGTGGGCCGGTCTACTGGCTGGCCGAGGATGAAGACAGTGGCGCGGTGATCGGCAGCGTGATGGGCCTGAACCATTGCAAGGCGTTCGACGACCCCGAGCACGGCAGCAGCCTGTGGTGCCTGGCCGTCGACCCGCACTGCACCCGCCCGGGCGTGGGTGAAGTGCTGGTGCGTCACCTGATTGAGCACTGCATGAGCCGTGGCCTGGCCTACCTGGACCTGTCGGTGCTGCATGACAACCGCCAGGCCAAGCGCTTGTACGAAAAACTCGGGTTTCGCAACCTGCCGACCTTCGCCGTCAAGCGCAAGAACGGCATCAACGAACGCTTGTTCCTCGGCCCAGGCCCCGAGGCGGGGCTCAACCCCTATGCGCGGATCATCGTCGACGAGGCACTGCGCCGTGGTATCGAGGTGCAGGTCGACGACGCCGCAGGCGGGCTGTTCACCTTGAACCTGGGCGGGCGCCGCATTCGCTGCCGCGAGTCTTTGAGCGACCTGACCAGCGCCGTGACCATGACCCTGTGCCAGGACAAGCGCCTGACCCAGCATGCGTTGAGCAACGCCGGGCTGCGTGTACCGGCC
The sequence above is drawn from the Pseudomonas putida genome and encodes:
- the mnmC gene encoding bifunctional tRNA (5-methylaminomethyl-2-thiouridine)(34)-methyltransferase MnmD/FAD-dependent 5-carboxymethylaminomethyl-2-thiouridine(34) oxidoreductase MnmC is translated as MSTLLQHAQIDWDDQGRPHSRQYDDVYFAVNEGIEETKHVFLGQTRLGERFAELAPHACLVIGETGFGTGMNFFCAWQLFNEQAPSDARLHFVSVEKYPLGHDDMARAVRLWPELAAYTEPLLEQYVAVHPGFQQFTFDNGRVTLTLLIGDVLEQLPQLDAQIDVWFLDGFAPAKNPDMWTPALFAQLARLSHAGTVLGTFTTTGWVRRSLVEAGFAMKKVPGIGKKWEVMSGAYTGPAATRQYVPWYGRPHCEAGPRQALVIGAGLAGSATAASLARRGWQVTVLERHDAPAREASGNPQGVLYLKLSAHGTALSQMILAGFGYTRRQLERLQRGRDWDACGVLQLAFDSKEAERQGKLAAAFDPDLLRSLEREEAEAIAGVALPAGGLFYPQGGWVHPPALCQAQLQHPGIQLLGHHEVVELRKVDDLWQAWDGERLLASAPLVVLAGAADVRRFAPCAQLPLKRIRGQITRLPATASSRALRTVVCADGYVAPPREGEHTLGASFDFHSEDLAPTVAEHKGNLALLDEISTDLAQRLSTAALDPEQLQGRAAFRCTSPDYLPIVGPMADPQAFIEAYAALSKDARQVPEVECPWLDGLYVNSGHGSRGLITAPLAGELIAAWVCGEPLPVPRAVAEACHPNRFALRKLIRGK
- a CDS encoding N-acetylglutaminylglutamine amidotransferase; the encoded protein is MCGLAGELRFTPIDQAPRPADLAAVERITHHLAPRGPDAWGFHSQGPIALGHRRLKIMDLSDGSAQPMVDNTLGLSLAFNGAIYNFPELRQELQDLGYTFWSDGDTEVLLKGYHAWGAALLPKLNGMFALAIWERDNQRLFLARDRLGVKPLYLSRNGERLRFASTLPALLKGGDIDPVIDPVALNHYLNFHAVVPAPRTLLANVQKLEPGTWMRVDRHGEVQRQTWWQLQYGTHPDERELDLEDWTTRVLDATRDAVAIRQRAAVDVGVLLSGGVDSSLLVGLLREAGVDDLSTFSIGFEDAGGERGNEFEYSDLIARHYGTRHHQLRIAEHEIIEQLPAAFHTMSEPMVSHDCIAFYLLSREVAKHCKGVQSGQGADELFAGYHWYPQVDGAEDAFGAYRDAFFDRSHAEYRDTVQAPWLLETDAAGDFVREHFARPGARHPVDKALRLDSTVMLVDDPVKRVDNMTMAWGLEARTPFLDYRLVELSARIPARFKLPDGGKQVLKQAARRVIPHEVIDRKKGYFPVPGLKHLEGATLDWVRELLTDPSQDRGLFNPAMLDRLLSNPHGQLTPLRGSKLWQLAALNLWLSEQGI
- the ngg gene encoding N-acetylglutaminylglutamine synthetase, with the translated sequence MKAHEIAYGQRLLRGQAPSYERLQARLAGDGSEPHDQPRAVHCGWGRLLIGHTYPDPVTLAEALLDERPGERDIALYVAAPQQLLAQAPQQLFLDPSDTLRLWFTDYRPAQRVFRGFRVRRAQNPADWQAINTLYQARGMLPVDPERLTPRHLGGPVYWLAEDEDSGAVIGSVMGLNHCKAFDDPEHGSSLWCLAVDPHCTRPGVGEVLVRHLIEHCMSRGLAYLDLSVLHDNRQAKRLYEKLGFRNLPTFAVKRKNGINERLFLGPGPEAGLNPYARIIVDEALRRGIEVQVDDAAGGLFTLNLGGRRIRCRESLSDLTSAVTMTLCQDKRLTQHALSNAGLRVPAQQLAGNADDNLAFLDEHGAVVVKPVDGEQGQGVAVNLTTLEDITQAVEHARQFDSRVLLESFHAGLDLRIVVIGFEVVAAAIRHPAQVVGDGKHDIRALIEAQSRRRQAATGGESRIPLDDETERTLRAAGLGYDDVLPVGQRLAVRRTANLHTGGTLEDVTERLHPVLADAAVRAARALEIPVVGLDFMVRDAEQADYVIIEANERAGLANHEPQPTAERFIDLLFPHSRGLA